A genomic region of Nitrospirota bacterium contains the following coding sequences:
- a CDS encoding P-II family nitrogen regulator, whose protein sequence is MKKVEAIIKPFKLDEVKDALNNIGVQGITVTEVRGFGRQKGHTEFYRGAEYVVDFLPKVKLEIVTPDDMVPRIIETIENVARTGRIGDGKIFVTSVEEVIRIRTGEKGESAI, encoded by the coding sequence ATGAAAAAGGTAGAGGCAATTATAAAACCATTTAAATTGGATGAGGTTAAGGATGCACTTAATAATATAGGTGTTCAGGGTATAACCGTCACAGAAGTCAGGGGATTTGGCAGACAGAAGGGACATACGGAGTTTTACAGGGGAGCTGAATATGTGGTTGATTTCCTGCCAAAGGTAAAGTTAGAGATTGTAACTCCTGATGATATGGTGCCCCGCATTATCGAGACCATAGAGAATGTAGCCAGAACAGGTCGTATAGGTGACGGGAAAATATTTGTGACCTCCGTTGAAGAGGTAATAAGGATAAGGACTGGCGAAAAGGGTGAGTCAGCGATATAG
- the nifA gene encoding nif-specific transcriptional activator NifA — translation MKKEDILHFKNLELATLYEISKILGSSLDIKRNLNSSMKILSDFMGMRRGTVTLLDTETNELTIVSAYGLTKDEIKRGRYKIGEGIVGRAVKTGYPVIIPDVGKEPLFLDRTRSRGDIKRENISFLCVPIKVKGEILGVLSADRLFADKRISFEEDIRVLSIVASLIGQALKLSQIVQREKEELIEEKERLSQELKGRYRIDNIIGQSERMQEVFETVYRVAGSKATILIRGESGTGKELIAKAIHYNSERANKPFVKINCAALPETLLESELFGHEKGAFTGAMFERKGRFEIADGGTLFLDEIGDLSHPLQVKLLRFLQEREFERIGSSKTIKVDVRLIAATNIDLENAVREGRFREDLYYRLNVVPIFLPSLRERKDDIPLLVEHFLERFNKENGKDVRLSPQSMDIIMKSEWRGNVRELENCIERLVVMTTGKTIQPRDITYQRESAGVSLDKNKDTYTSETLVNMEKQKIIDALKQTGGVQSRAAKLLGITQRQIGYKIKKYGIIP, via the coding sequence ATGAAAAAAGAAGACATATTACATTTTAAGAATCTTGAGTTAGCCACGCTTTATGAAATAAGTAAGATTCTGGGTTCTTCCCTTGACATAAAGAGAAACCTGAATTCTTCCATGAAGATACTCTCTGATTTTATGGGTATGAGGAGAGGCACTGTTACTCTCCTTGATACCGAGACAAATGAGCTTACTATAGTCTCGGCGTATGGACTTACAAAGGATGAGATAAAGAGGGGCAGATATAAGATAGGTGAGGGTATCGTTGGCAGGGCCGTCAAGACAGGCTATCCTGTTATTATTCCTGATGTTGGTAAAGAGCCACTCTTTCTGGACAGGACAAGATCCCGTGGAGATATAAAAAGGGAGAATATATCTTTTCTGTGCGTCCCTATAAAGGTGAAAGGTGAGATATTGGGCGTCTTGAGTGCAGATAGACTTTTTGCAGATAAAAGGATATCCTTTGAGGAGGATATAAGGGTATTGAGTATAGTTGCTTCCCTTATCGGTCAGGCGCTGAAACTAAGCCAGATAGTCCAGAGGGAGAAAGAGGAACTTATCGAAGAGAAAGAAAGGCTCAGCCAGGAACTGAAGGGAAGATACCGAATTGATAACATAATCGGGCAGTCTGAGAGGATGCAAGAGGTCTTTGAAACGGTTTACAGGGTTGCAGGGAGCAAGGCAACAATCCTTATCCGTGGAGAAAGTGGAACAGGAAAGGAGCTAATTGCAAAGGCGATTCATTACAATAGTGAACGGGCGAATAAACCTTTTGTGAAGATTAACTGTGCTGCTCTACCAGAGACTCTGCTGGAGAGTGAGCTTTTTGGACATGAAAAGGGTGCCTTTACAGGTGCGATGTTTGAACGAAAGGGACGCTTTGAGATAGCAGATGGTGGCACATTATTTCTGGACGAGATAGGTGATCTATCCCACCCCCTTCAAGTTAAACTGCTCAGGTTTCTTCAGGAAAGAGAGTTTGAACGGATCGGTAGTAGTAAGACTATTAAGGTTGATGTCAGATTAATAGCAGCCACAAACATAGACCTTGAGAATGCAGTTAGAGAAGGAAGATTCAGGGAAGACCTCTATTACCGTCTGAATGTGGTTCCGATATTTCTCCCATCACTCAGGGAACGGAAGGATGATATTCCTCTATTAGTGGAACATTTTCTGGAGAGATTCAACAAGGAAAATGGAAAGGATGTAAGACTTTCACCGCAATCTATGGATATAATAATGAAATCGGAGTGGAGAGGTAATGTCAGGGAGCTCGAGAATTGCATAGAAAGGCTTGTTGTTATGACGACAGGAAAGACTATACAACCGAGAGACATCACATACCAGAGGGAGAGTGCAGGTGTATCTCTGGATAAAAATAAGGATACTTACACTTCAGAGACACTTGTAAATATGGAAAAACAGAAAATAATAGACGCCTTGAAGCAAACAGGTGGAGTTCAGTCACGAGCGGCAAAACTCCTTGGAATCACCCAGAGACAGATTGGGTATAAGATAAAGAAGTATGGCATTATTCCTTGA